The genomic interval CACGAGAACATGgaggaccccctccccccagccccaggatCACTTTCAGGAGGCCCCGGAGTTACGAACTAATTTGGTGTTTTCCTCTTTAGAAAACGGGTGGACGTGAGCGACCAGCCAAGCTAGGCTTGCAGGCCGGGCGCGGGGAGGGAGCGAGGCGGGCGGTTGAGTCACGATCGCCGCGGCCACGCACACCTGAGCTTCGGAGAATAAAAGGCGGCACCTGGGACGAAACACCCAGGCCCTCCAACCTTCGCCCTCTGCCCAGGCctaggggagtggggaggaaaagcaacttctttctcaagactcgACGACGGACGTCCCCAAAGAACGGAAGGGGCAGAGAGAAACCCCCGAGAGTTCCCCCGCCCGGCGCGGGAACTCGTGCGGCAACGCGGCCTCCAGAGCCGCAACGCCACGGCCGAGCAGGCGGGGGAGGGGTGCCAACTGCCATCTTCCTCGAGCGCCCAAACCGACAAAGCGCAGGGAAGCGGCAGAGTGTCGCCGCCGCGGCCCGCCCAATCTCGCGAGACCGCGAAGGCCTCTGGGAAAAGCGGGGGAGGGGAAAGCGAGAGAAGGAAGCTGGGATGCAGGGCTGGAGGCGGGCCGAGGCGGCGAGCGGAGCCTCAGGAAGCAGAAGGGGCGGGGAAAGATGCGACTGACGCGGCATGCAGGCCAATGACGAGCGAGCTCGGGTGGACGGCCAGCCAATGGGCTGTGCGGCCTGGCGCGGGGGGCGGGCGCTGGGGCCGAGGGTAGCTTGAGCGCGGCGGCGGCGTTGTTCAGTCACAGCGAGAACATTCCAGAGGTGAGTCCGGTGGAGGGGCGGGAGCCCCGCGCCCCGTTCTCCGTTCTCCCCGCTCCCTCGACCCCCTGCGGGCCGCTGGCTGGCTGGGAAGGCGCCCCGACGCCCGCGGCTCACTGCGCTTTCTCTCCGCGCCAGATCGCCAGGCCCCGGGCGCTGAAGGGTGTGGACCCCGGACGTCGCTGGGACAGCCCCTCCCCGCTGCTCGGCGGCGCCTGGCCCGGCCGCTGCTCGCTGCGCTGCCtccgccgcctccgccgccgcTCCTCGGACTCGGGTTCGCGCGCGCCTCACTTCATCCCAGTCCCGGGCGAGCAGCGTTGGGTTTATGTCTTTATTTGACGAAAACGGTGAGTCGGCGGGCCGGCGGGGAGATGGCGGTCGCACAAGATGGCGGCGCGCCGCGTGAtccgcgcgcgcgcgtgtgtgtgagCGCGCGTGTGTGGCGCAGTttgggcgggcgggcgggcggcggggtcGGGCGCCGCGTCCGCACCTGTCCTCACACCGCCCCTCCCTCCTGTTCCCACACCGCCCCCCCTCCTGTCCTCACACCGCCNNNNNNNNNNNNNNNNNNNNNNNNNNNNNNNNNNNNNNNNNNNNNNNNNNNNNNNNNNNNNNNNNNNNNNNNNNNNNNNNNNNNNNNNNNNNNNNNNNNNNNNNNNNNNNNNNNNNNNNNNNNNNNNNNNNNNNNNNNNNNCGCCtgtaccccacccccaacccggTCTCGCGGGAGCGCGCCGCGCGGGCCCGCCGCCGCTCGGGGCTGATTCAGGCCAAATTGCTGCATTCCTGAGTCATCgccgcggcggggcgggggcgggggcggccgggCCGGCGCCCCCTCGGCCGGTTTCGTTTCTCCCGCCGGGCGGCGCACATGGCGGGGCTGCCGCGGGCGCCGGGGAAGCTGGCGACGTTGCGCCTCCGCCGCGCCCGGCTCGCGGGGGCCGCCGGCTCGGCCCTGACAGCCCCGGAGGGAACGACGGGCGCGGGGACGGGAGCGAAGGTTGCTGGTACGTGTGCGTAGCGAAGAGGAAGGGACAGGAGGTCGCAGTCGGGGCCGGGCGTCCGCGCACGCTCCGCTGCGGCCCCCGAGGCCGTGTTCCGTGGGTGTAGTTGGGGAAGGGTGGCTCTGGAGTAAGCCTTGGCTGCCGAAGGCGCAGCTTCACCGAGAAGAACAGTTGTACAGCCTTCCATCGTCGAGGGATGTAGCACAAGTTTGTTGACAACACGGGCTgggttggggagaggagaggcctgTGTTCGTTCCTCGGCGGTGGTTAAAACACGGCTCCTCGGCCGAAGCCGACCCTTGACGTGGTGACTGGTCGGATAAAAACCCAGAGCAGCTGAAGCGCCGTAGTTGGTTGTCGTTTCAGTCTGGGGTCTCCCAGAATCACATCTTCGTCCAAATGGAGGCCTTTTATGTTGCTGCAGGTGTCCCGTGTTACGCGAGTCTGAGAGCTGGTTTTTGCATAACACAGATGTTTTTAACGTTGGCGCCTTAGGCGTGATTACACGGAAGGGACAGGGAGGTGTCTTAATGCAGAAATCGCGGTAAACGTGGGGGATTtgtttgttctctctcctctctttcagaGCTGTTGCGCAGCCATTGGTACCTGTATTGGGGAAACATAGCATACAAGCAAGAAGCTTACAGCCTCAGTGGCGAAAAATTTTTCATGTCAGAGACCGAGAACTCTTGCAGTCGTTTATGTCATCCCTTCTTCTCCAGACAGAGGATACCAAAAAGTTGCAATCAAAGATCTCTTCATCTTATTGATAAAGCCACTAATAAGCCAAAATGTCTGTCAACGTCAACCGCAGCGTGTCAGACCAGTTCTATCGCTACAAGATGCCCCGTCTGATTGCCAAGGTAATGTTCATCTTCATTTTAGTAGCAAGTCCCAAGTTTTTTTCCATAGATTATTGAAGATTGCTTCTCCCAGGGTAGCCGCGCAAAATTGAACTTCTTACCTCCTTAGGTCGAGGGCAAAGGGAACGGAATCAAGACAGTTATAGTCAACATGGTTGACGTAGCCAAAGCGCTTAACCGGCCTCCAACGTGTAAGTGATGCCTCTTGAAAGAAGTCTAAAGAGGCCTTTTATTGACATAAACGTGATAATTTCTGGTCTGCAAAATCTTGCCTGAGTTGTATGTTGATTAACTTCTGGGTCGAGTGGAAATTTGGGCTTAAAACTCATTGATGTGTTAGTTGCTACTAGTATAAAAAACCATCGGGGCAACACATTTTTTGAACCTAGCAACTTAAAAATATAGAGTGATGTTTGTAGAAATGGGGGTGAGCGGCCAAAGGTTAATTTAGTCAACTCTAATGAATCAGACTTTCTTCCCCCAAATAGATCCCACCAAATATTTTGGTTGTGAACTGGGAGCACAGACCCAGTTTGATGTTAAGAATGACCGTTACATTGTCAATGGATCTCATGAGGCGAATAAGCTGCAAGACATGTTGGAtggattcattaaaaaattcGTTCTCTGTCCTGAGTGTGAGAATCCTGAAACGGATCTGGTGAGTGCCTTTGAGGTGTttgtcagtaaaagaaaaaactgtatgATTCTGTGATGTCAGCAAATTATATTCCTGGGAAGGCAGCAAATATCAAATTTTGCAGGTATTTCCATACtgatttcatgttaaaaaattcttttgatgTTAGACTTGTGTTTTAGATGCCCTTTGATGGTTAGATTAGATGCTTTCATATTATGTTTCTCACAGAATTTTCATCATATATTACGGTTGACGTACTTTTGCTTTTTTGGCAGCATGTCAATCCGAAGAAACAAACAATAGGTAATTCTTGTAAAGCCTGTGGCTATCGAGGCATGCTTGACACACATCATAAACTCTGCACATTCATTCTCAAAAACCCACCTGGTGAGTGCTCATGATAACTGCTGAAATCTTGGCATGAAGCACCTGATTGTTGGAAATAATGAAAGTGTCTTTACTGCTGTAAAACTGGAGTGAGGTTGACCTTTGGATACCTGCACAAGTGAAAATTTGCCTATAACAATAGGGTCAGCCTTCTACATCCAaggttcaaccaaccatggatggtGTGATACTGTAGTGTGTATTTATTGAGGAAAAATACTCCATGTAAATGGACCTGTGCGGTTTAAACCTGTGTTGTCCAAAGGTCAACTGTTTAAGAAATTTCTAGTCATTGTGCCATATTTTACTGAACTTTGAACTTTTTTGTTAAATGTACTGTTTTATGTATTGTTAGGTGAAGTACAGGCTGCTAATTAAACTCTACCACATTCTCGATTTTCAAGACCTGTCTTAGGATGTATGAAATACtgtaaaacaaattgtgatgggatCTTAGTAAAGGATCGACTTCTGGAAAATGCAGATCTTTGCTCATTAAGCTAAAGTGGTTTTAGAGCATGCAAGCAACACTCTGTGGCAGATAATCAAAAGTCTGACACAATTTGAGCTTGCTATAGCAAGGAAGTCTAACCTATTCCGGTGTTCTCTTTCCTGTGAGACAAGCCGTTATATAGACTTAAACAGTGTTCCAGCTGTTGGCTAAAGTGCAGTTAAGAAATACCCTTGTTTTAAGTTCATGAGGGATGGAAGGGGAGAGGGTCATGAGTGCCACTTTGACTACCTGGTCTTCTGAGGTATTACCACTCAGTCTTAATTTTACCCAGTAGTTAATACCACTGATAGGTAGGGACATTCCATTCTCAGTTTGAGTTGCTTACTTATGAAATACAGTGGATGAATTTGATTTGTGAATTCTTTTCGAATTATAGGTAGCATTCTGTGTGGGGTTTTCTGAGGGGAGGGTTTCAAAGCAAAAGGACAAGATTTTAAATGTTCACGATGGGCAATAAGGTGTAATATGAGTTACGGTActaaactttatttcctttttgtctctGTAGAGAATAGTGACAGTGGTacgggaaagaaagagaaggaaaagaaaaacagaaagggcAAAGACAAGGAAAATGGCTCCATGTCCAGCAGTgagacaccaccaccaccaccaccacccaatGAAATCAGTCCTCCGCATGCTGTGGTCAGTGCAAGGTTGATGGGTGTGGTGGGCACTAAAATTGTGTACAGTGTGACCTTTGGTTGAGGTGAGCAGAAATGAACTGCTCTTCGGTGAACAGTACATCAGTATATTGGGTTCCAGGTGCTATTCGTTGACTAAACTAATGTGAACACAAGTTTAGTGGGAAGTTGATGTTGTTAACTTGACCTGAAAtctgggatttctttttattacctataaggtctttttttttttggccaagcagttttgtttttaaaaacaggaagaagaggaagatgatgATTGGGGGGAGGACACAACAGAGGAAGCTCAAAGGCGAAGAATGGACGAAATCAGTGACCACGCGAAAGTTTTAACCCTCAGTGATGATTTGGAAAGGACCGTTGAAGAGCGCGTCAATATCCTGTTTGATTTTGTTAAGGTAAAGTACTTGCTTCGAGAGCAGGTAAACGTTTTGTGATCGTACTAAGTCAGCTTCTACCCATCCTTGAGCTTTGTTAGACATTTCTTTAAGCTGGGTACCCACTCGGCAGGTAGCTTGTTGTGTTTTTTCCATGCTTTCTTTTGAAATACTCAAGTACAAGTCTCACCTTTACTTCtatttcttcagaaatttttttgAGGGTCGTTCCAGGCACTGTCTTTGGCAGGTGTGTATTATTTTGAAGTCCTAGAACCTTCTTGAATTAGGTAGGGGAAGAGTTCATAAGAGCAGGGACTGTGGTATCTCTAGAGCAAAATGTGCCTCCATCTCTGAATTGCTTCCTTttatttgcagaaaaagaaagaagaaggtgtTATTGACTCATCTGACAAAGAAATTGTAGCTGAAGCAGAAAGACTGGATGTAAAAGCCATGGGCCCTCTTGTTTTGACTGAAGttctttttaatgagaaaattagaGAGCAAATTAAGAAATACAGGCGCCATTTCTTACGAGTAAGCGAATCATTCTAGATTCATAAGATGTTAcagccgtgtgaccttggcaaTACTGATTTAACCTCGTTAATTCTGTCATcctgaaaatggagataattgaCCTACCTTAACAGGAATGGGAGTACCTGGAAAATGGTGCATGTAGTCCCTTACacgtgaagtaaatcagagatcTTTAAGCATTGACCTCTTTGAATGACTGCTCTAGGGCCATGGCTTTAAAGAACAATTTCTAaggcaataaatatatttagaacaTATATTAGAATTGTCAACTTAGAACGTCTAAGAAAGCTCGTTAATGCCGAGATATTTATTTGCAGTTTtgtcacaacaacaaaaaagctcaACGGTACCTTCTTCATGGCTTGGAGTGTGTGGTAGCAATGCATCAAGCTCAGCTCATCTCCAAGATTCCGCATATCTTGAAGGAGATGTATGATGCAGACCTTTTGGAGGAGGAAGTCATCATTAGCTGGTCAGAAAAGGTGGGGAATAGTTAAATGGCTCTTTAAGATTACAAGTGTTGGGGCTTTTTGGGAAGAAGTAGTTAACTACTAATACCTAGTCTGTACGTGCTTGACTGGTGTAACCTGTAGGGTGATTCTCATCATGGTAGCTTTCTAGTAAGGTTTCTAGAAAACCTTACACTCTCTAATACTTTGTGCTGAATACATTTATTCTGTTGAGGGGTCAAGATTAGGATGTGGTCCAGTCCCTTCAAAGAGATGGGTTTGGGCAATTATATAAATGGCTcccattattttaaattgcttgaACTAAGAAAATTATACTGAACACTTTTTAGGCCTCTAAGAAATATGTCTCAAAAGAACTTGCCAAAGAGATTCGTGTCAAAGCGGAACCTTTTATAAAGTGGTtgaaggaagcagaggaagaatcTTCCGGtggtgaagatgatgatgaagatgagaaCATTGAGGTAAACACTGGGGAAATCGTTCAATACAGCATTGGTGGTGGGTGTTTCAGAATTATAAAATGCCAGTATTGGGTAATACAGCCTCTTAATTTGGGAAGTAATCACATTAATAGAAAAGGTGCTGGAAATCTCTCGTACCCCCAGGCATTGATTCCAAATAAACATTGTCTGAATTTCCAAAGGGAGAGTTTATTTAACCTAAGTATAGGGGTGCTGACTGTCCATGAAAATAAGGTACTGTTAGGCTGCGGAGGGTTAACTTAGTTTTTACGTACACACAAATTTTCATGAAGAATAATGGctgtctctaggtagtttttgtcCTTTGTTGACAATTGacttattactgtttttattttataaggagGTTTACTGGGCTAAAGGTTTACAAtcaaaaatctttgttttatcaGGTGGTGTATTCAAAGACTGCCAGTGTACCGAAAGTTGAAGCTGTAAAGTCTGACAACAAGGATGATGACATTGATATTGATGCCATTTAAAGGGGTGGGTGCAGCCCAGCTTAACAGTGTAATGCTGAGAATCTTTCTGCATCATCAGCCAGAAGTGCAACATGTATGTGCAAAAGCTAAAATGGCTTAACGTCATGCTACACTTTCTACTAAAAATGTATTGCTGTGAGTGGTCTGTATTTAAACCCAACAAGACATCTAGGGAGTCTCCATACACATATCAGTGAGCAGATGTAGTTTGCTTATTTacagcatgtttctttttgaaaatttagtgGTGGACACATTTGGGTCACATTTatacagttataaaaataaagatttgattTTGGTCGTTCTTCAGATTTTTGGCTCTGAATGACTTAAGTAAACTGAAATAATTggctcctttaaaaaatgttgcacCATCATTTAATCTGAGAGGATTATTGGAGCCTGTTAGATATTGTTAGGTGCTGAGACTGTAAAGAGGTCTCGGCAGAACGTGAACATAAACTTATTAATACCTTACTTAGTCATTAATTAAGAAATGTACTTTTAAGTCTTATTTCTAGCCCCTCAGATTGGCATCTGGTAATGTACATTCTTCCCATGCCAAGGTGGACTGATATAATCAAATGACAGTGCAAACACCTTTATCTTACTGAGATGTTAAAATGACCTGAGTGTcctataaataattttaagaacagGTTTTGAAActtgaattgtgtttttttttttcatttcttctctacTTGCCCCAAATTGTAGTCTTTGAAGTCATGTGCATTGCACATTGGATGAGCCAGGGGAATTACTACATTAACATATAAGCATTTTATTATGTGTATGTAGCTCTTGCTTTATATTGAGAGAAAACTGAAACTTTGGGGAGTGATTAGTAAGCTCTACGATTTTATTTGGGGGAAGCAGGAAAAGGTACACTTAACCTCTAGCAAAAACTGAGCATAATTTTTCAGCATTTACTCTTGATTCCAATtacaatttcaaaatatttagacaTACTGTATCCTTTGTTCAGTGTGGATTTTTCCCCTGATAAACTGGTTCTTTGATGACTTCTGCATTTGGACACATAGCTtatacttttttggtttttgttgctaTCTTGCCAAAATAAGTGTTAACTATATCGcaaattccccccaccccccaaaatgttttattttttaacaaagctAAAAGCATACTTCTAAGAGCCTATATTTTGGTGTAAGACTTggggtgttttttattttcacaatgttgtgagATACCCAGGAAGTCTGTGATGATGGCAACTGAAAGCCGGTGACCAGCGCCCGACCCTGCCCATCCTGGGCTTTAGATTTGGAAATAACTTCCTTGTGATCTGCTTGCCCAGTTTGCTGATGTAAACGCACTTGATAGAAGGGCTTATGAGCACATCTGAGAAGTCATCCTGAGGGTGCAAATTCACACAAAAAGTGCACTGTGCAAATCAAAACGCATGGAGGGAATTGTTTTGGAGCACTGGCTTATATCATTCACCTCTTTGTTTGTGATCCATCTCACAGACTACAATGAGACCGTAACAAGCGTATGTAAGTTTTTTTCACattgaaattatataaacatttggTATAATAAAACCTTGTTAGcttgatattttaagaaattaaacccTGGCAGTCCTTACTGGAGAGGTACAGCTTGGTCTCCAGCTGCCTTTCTTGATAGATTTTGATGAGATTGAGGGAGAGCCATATACCTACCTGGAGGGAATGTGCTTTGTCGCACCAAAGAGAAGAGGTTTTTGTAAATTCATGTCTCACCtgggttttaaatttttgccattaCCTGGAATTGTTCCGGGGAGATGAAGTTGCTTTCAGCATACCCATTATCAAGCTAATGAGGCTTTGTTATAGagggctttttttccctttttcttctccccccgccccccttaaATCTGAAGAAAAACTTAACAAGGCTTTTAAAcactaaagagaaaattttggCTTAGACCACTGTTCAGTCTAGTGCCAAACTTTCAGTGGAATTCAAATCCACATAGTAAGGAGTTTATTCAGAGCGGCTATTCTAATAGAGTGATCTTTCACTTTGCTGTATTCAACTGTCTTAAAACTTCCTGTTTGAAACAGCTATGTTACGTGattaaaacaatgttaaaattttttgtctCTGCTTTAATATTAacctaaatttttgtttttaaaactgaagcattgaaatttccccctttttgtaGCTGTTGCTTCAAATTTGTGTTGGGTGTTTCCTTCCGCAGTTGCCCCCCCACTCCCCAAACATGTTGCTCATCACAGTGGCTTTCCTTAGATCTCATGTTCTTATTCTGTAATTCAAGTTGATTACAAACTGAAAAGGTCTGCTTTCATCCGGTTTCTTAAAATCTTGCCTGGGCGTTGATGAGGGACTTGAGGTGTGTCAGGTATAGTGTCAGGTATATAGTTAAATAACTGGCTATAACATTTAGCCTTAGTTAAGAAAGGAATGTTTCTAAAGTTCTCTATGAGGTTAATGAACTTGCAAGGTACTATTTGGACTCTTAAAGGTTTGAGAGAGAATGGGTGTTCATCTAGTGAATTGCTACAGCTTCACCTGCCAGTATTAAGCGTAACcctaaaatgcaaaaattttgCCCAATCTCTGCCTTGTCAGTTTTGATGGTTTTTCAGATTCCAGCCTATTTGACCACTCCAACGCTTCAAAGTGCTTTCGGTACCAGGAACAGTATTGCACTTGAATCTGTGCCCTCTCCAACTATCATGTGGTTTGTGTTCTATCTTTCCTGAATGGACAGAGTCATGTTTACATCTTCTCTATCCCCAGTTCTCTGTATAGACCTTTACTCCTCCAAGAATGACACTCCATAAGACTTGGCAAAGTTGTCGTGTCTGACTTGTGCACAGCCTCCAGAATTTGTCCCTTTGATCCTTTATAGGAGGTTGGGAGCTCAGGCATTGTGGCCACGTGCCTTAGGGTTCTGTATTCCAGCCCTAGCCCAACAGAGGTCTTCAGAAAGATTGCTAGTTCTTCACAGCCGGAAAACTGAACCATACCTATGTACTAGGATGTGGAAATAACACGGAGAGGTTCTTTCCTCAGGACCCAAACCAGGACTTGGACGTTGTTCTCAACGACTGGTATTCGGTTATGCGTTCTGTGAGTTTAAGGGACGTATTcacctgggctctggagtcatCTAGGTTTTGGCAGGCCCTCCTCTGTAAAACTGGAAGCCCATCTTTCTGTGTCTAAGGGGGATGGTAATGCCTGTGTACAGCAATTAGAATACTGCAAGCAGGAGAGGTAATGCCTGACTGGGGCAGCTAGGGAAAACTGCCCTGTGTGGAAGAGAGACAAAAGGGAAGAAGAGCTCCTGTTAGCACCTCCAGACATTCAGAACAGGGGTTACAGTAGATTGAGAGCAGTGGGTAGTTGAAAGGGCTATTATTTTTGGCTGGAGCAGTTTCAGGATGCAGTTTTTGCCTCAAGCAGCTATTAATGTGCAGTGATGTTCAGACCAGCCTAGAGCAGAGGCTGAGGGCAGGCCATGGCCGCACCTGCGACCCGTAACATAATGTAAGTAGCACGAACCAGAAGCCAGCCCAGCCTGATTAAAGGATTAATGGGTGCAGGGCCAGTGTATGAGGCTGGGTTGAGTCTGATCCCAGTGGTCCTGTAACATCCggggaaggaatgcttccaaagtACCCAGTGAGGTCGGTGGCATAAAGATTAGGTCACATGTACGTCACAAGGAAGGAACAAGTCCTGAGGAGGAGACTGGCCTAAGGTTCCACAGCACACCCACATACAGCCCAGACCCCTTGGCTTCTGCTGTGTAAGCTTACACCTTGCCCCACCCTACAGTTTTCGGGTCCTGTTAATCTGGGAAGCACCTAGGGCAAGGGTAAGGAGTAACGTTTTGGTCCTTAgggtggtgggtggagggagggccaGATAGCAGCTCTCAGGGTCCAGGGTTGACTTGGGTGAAGCTCCAGACAGAATCTGAGGCAGGGTGCCAACCTCGTGCACCCCATCTGTACCCCTGGCCCACATG from Physeter macrocephalus isolate SW-GA chromosome 11, ASM283717v5, whole genome shotgun sequence carries:
- the EIF5 gene encoding eukaryotic translation initiation factor 5, producing MSVNVNRSVSDQFYRYKMPRLIAKVEGKGNGIKTVIVNMVDVAKALNRPPTYPTKYFGCELGAQTQFDVKNDRYIVNGSHEANKLQDMLDGFIKKFVLCPECENPETDLHVNPKKQTIGNSCKACGYRGMLDTHHKLCTFILKNPPENSDSGTGKKEKEKKNRKGKDKENGSMSSSETPPPPPPPNEISPPHAVEEEEDDDWGEDTTEEAQRRRMDEISDHAKVLTLSDDLERTVEERVNILFDFVKKKKEEGVIDSSDKEIVAEAERLDVKAMGPLVLTEVLFNEKIREQIKKYRRHFLRFCHNNKKAQRYLLHGLECVVAMHQAQLISKIPHILKEMYDADLLEEEVIISWSEKASKKYVSKELAKEIRVKAEPFIKWLKEAEEESSGGEDDDEDENIEVVYSKTASVPKVEAVKSDNKDDDIDIDAI